Below is a genomic region from Patagioenas fasciata isolate bPatFas1 chromosome 5, bPatFas1.hap1, whole genome shotgun sequence.
TTTCAGCTTTGCACTTGCCTTTAGATCACTGTATATCCTGTGTGTGGAATCTCAGTCCAGCTCCTAAAACTCacagtgatatttttttctcattattgccCCTTTCAGTTATTATCATTATTTCCAATAATCTTCTGTTTGCATCAATCCCTAACTTGCTCACTTTTAACCTAAATTAGACTGCAGCCTCTGCAAGGCAGATTTGAGTGGTATATAGGCTTGAATCTGACTGCAGGGGGCTGCGCACACAGTCCTATCCAACATAAAAACAGGTGGTAATGGATACCGTGGCATGAACCCCCTACAAGGATGTATCCTGTTGAATACTGCCTGGATCAGGAGCTGCACATCACTGCATCATAAACTAGATATACACTGAAAAGGTTAGTACCAGAGTGTAAAATTAACATGACATAGTCTGATCAGGTAGTTTAGACATAATTTCAGCTCTAGGCTCTGGTTGTGAATAGCCAGCATATTAAAGTTTTTACCAGTGTTTAAATTAAATGTTGCCACTCCCAGAACAACTATAAAGATAGTCTTTTTGCAGAGACTATAGTAGTGTTTATGCAACTGCTAAACACAACCAAGAGGACAATTTAATTTCCCCTAGAGCTATGACGACTCCTCCCTGAAACTGATGCTAAAATGGGAAGACAGAAACTTTCCAAGTCCTTGCTCCAGATATGAAACAATGAAAGAAGACACTgttgagaaggaagaggaagtaaACTGACAAGAATAATCCCAACGCAAGTCAAGGGTAATTTCAAACCTGAAATAGTGACTTACAGAATAAGAGTTTGGTGGTACTCAAGAATATTTTAAACTTTAACAAAAGGTGGAAACCTCGTGTCTTTGCATGTTGAGGACTCGGAACAGCTGGGACTCAGTGTCAGATGATGCCCTGGCTCCCACAGGACTGATGCATTTCAGAGGTCGATGCTGTTCTACGCAAGAGCTGAATGTTAGATCTCTGCTGCAGGGCTGAATGTGTCACACACTCCCCATCAGTCAAGCACTTTCAGAGACTGTTCATCACTGTGGTAGATGTTTCAGGATGTGTTTGAAACTCTCCATAATCTCAGACAAAGGAAGACAAGGCAAGCAAATTTTGtactttttctgtctttcagcaaCAGGAACAGATTTCCCCAAACCAGCTCTGCCATTCTGACTTGACAGAAGCTGCTCATTTCAAACTCCTGCTTCCCTCATGCTACCACAGCAAGGAGGAGAGGCAGTCAGCAAATGTGTGCTTAAGAATTGTTCTTCTGACTTTCCAAAAGAATGGTTTTTTAAAAAGTCCCTGTTTCAAAGGGACTTTGTTATGACTGAAGACGTTAATgggttttaaagaaataaaagaaaaataacagctcttCTTGAAAAATCTAAATCTACCTAGCTTGAGTTCAGCTATTTTGATAAGCATTCTAGAAAAGCTAAGGAAGAATAACTGCACTTTCAAAAGTACCACATGCAACTTCATAATAATTATGCATTCATGGGCAGCTTTCCCAAATTAGAACAGTGTGAATTCAACCATTAGAATGAATTCAGCAATAGCAAACCAGTTATCGCAAATGAATAAACCAACCATACCACTGTTTTTACTTCTCTAGTACCTGCCACCAACCTTGAAACACCCAGTTAATGCATACAGTGGAACCAATGCTTCAAGAAATTTTTGTTTCGTGTCTACGGTGGGTGCAAAGTCACAAATTAAGAGAAGAGCATGGGACAGACAAAAATAGTTCTAAGCAATCTTTTATCAGCATCTttgtaacattaaaaataaaaccaacaacaacaaaacacaaaaaaaccctcaaaccaaccaatcaaaaaaaagCCACCCATGGGTTGTGGAAACCATATTTCAGAAATAAGGCAGGAAAAGATTGTATAAATGGAGACCTGATTTGCACATACTGTGATGTACTTGTTATGAATTTAAGGATCAGCCCTTGAAGTTATGGAAAAGGGTAGAAGTTTTCTGAGCCAAAACCAATTTTGAGAaggtgtttagttttttttttttcttagatactTTCAAGTTACAATATATCCTGATAGAGTGGCCAGTAGTGTGTGTTTCCTCTCTCCCACACACAGACAGTGAACTCAGTATGGCTCCAACACTTTGAATACAGAGAGCAGGATTCCTCCTCACGCAGTCACCTGTACCTACAGTTCCTCCTGTATCTGAAGGTCTTTTTGTCCTCTTGTATCCCACCACCAGCAAAGCTGCTTCAGAATAAGCTGAGCAGTCAttggtgctgggggtgctgaAGGCATAGAAGTCTCTAGCTGACACTTCAGAGCCTGTACTTCACTTCCAGAGCTAACACTCGTGTCCTTACAGACTTGTACCAGGGCATGCAGGAAGCTGAGATGTTGAATGAGCAAAAGCTGTCCTGAAGCTCAATATTTTCTGCCATACCTGCACTTTAAATTGAGAAGCATGGCATATgaaactttcttttcttccttatttcttaaaaatattcaCCAATACTTGAGTATTTCAGGGACTACCCCACTCTGATGGATGCACATATACCTCTTATTTATAGCTTACCTGACTTCAAACAATCTTGTGTAGATATCTATTTTGTATGATTCTTTGGTagagaaaacaatttttattttaatcaatgCTTTTGACAAAGATGATTGCTGCAGCATAGAATTAGATGACAAAAGCCTTTCTTAGTCCCTAACTGCTGTGCGTATGTAAAAGGATGTCTGGGAGATACTGTgagatttctgcttgttgttaataaaatgcagttattgtgAATTAACTGTATTATTCTCAGAATGAAATAAGCTATTTTAAAAGCCAAAATAGTCTTAATGTAAACAAAAATGGACAAAGATTGTGTTTGGTATCCAGGCACAAACCCAGTGCAGACCTGCCCTAGTCTGATTCCTTGTTTCTCTCTGCTGATCTCCCAGCTTTAGTGGATGACTGAAGGGCCCTCCATGGGCACAGAGTGTTCGCACCTTCCAAAGATGGCTACGACAGTTTGCCAGGCTTCCTCCTGGGACACAGCTACTAGCTCATTTCTTCAGTGCACATTCTCAGGACTTCATGGGATTCTTACAGCATAGTCCATGTTCCCAGCACACTCTTAAGTCCAAGAGTCTGTTCGCTCTGCTGAGACATAgtttattttctagcacattctcCCCACAGCTCAGTGAATCCTCCTGCTAATATACTGTTCCTCAAGGGCCTTGACCACTTCTCCTCCCCACGGAAAAACCCCACTTGGCCGAAGCACACCCCGAGCCATAGGCAGCTCATGTACTCCACATGCTTTTCAGTCACAGGACCACCACTGTTGCCATTTACAGCCACCCTCCCAGGACCCGCTGCCCTTGTTCATAGCCAAtgtcagcccctgccccagcacccacccTTCCCGGTTCTGCCTGGACTTGCAACCACAGTTTGCATCAGGGTGCAGCTTCACTCACTTTACAGCAACCTACCAACTTACACTAGGGCAGCACTGGAACAAAGATCTGGCCAACCCTAACATTTAAAGTGTTTATGAGAAATAACACcataaaaaaatgaagtaatctAGACAATGCTACTCAAAAGCCAGTAACACATGCCCAAGCTGCAGCCTTTCACTTGGACAACCAGAATACATCCTGTGACATAAGCTAACCTGCATCTTTCAAACTTCATGGcattgtgacaaaaaaaaaaaaaatcaccttattTCTACCATATTACAGGATGGTATGTTGCCACATGTTTTAATTACAGATTATGTAACGTATTGTACAGTATTTTATGCAAATTAAGCAGGACCCCATGGCTCCTGCCAACTTGCTGGTTTAGCTCTTGTTTTGACATTTCAGTTGTGTCTGTTACATTACTGAGgagttttgtggggaaaaaaaaaaaaaaaaagaaaaataccagtTCAAGGTTACAGTAACTTTTAGCTCAGCAACAAGGAAGCATTTCCCAACCTTAAGTTACTCTGAAGAGCACTGGACAACAAAGCTTTATTCACATAGTCATTGCCATTGTTTTCAACAAAACATTTTCCTCATATTCTCAGAGCAATTGATTTGGCCCTTTAAAtgcctcatcttttccatgtcctGTGTCACCACACCCCTGCCCCATTCAGCAACAGGTCCACATCTTCCCTGTCTGCCTTTTGCTACTTCTGTACTTACAGAAGCTCTTTTTGTTGCCTTTGACATCCCTCAACAGATTCAACTCCAGGtgggctttggctttcctaaccaCATCTTCGGCAGTGTTGCTGTGTTCCTGCCAGGTTACCTGTCCCTGTACACTTCCTTGTGGTGTCTGAGGTTTGCTAGAAGCAACTTGTTCATCCTTGCAGGATTCCTGGCATTTTTGCATGACTTTGTGCTCACTGGGATGGACtcttcttgagcttggaggagacgaTCCTTGACAGTCAGCTTTCTTGGACCCCTCTTCCCTCTAGGGCCCCATCCCCTGggactctttcaagcagatccctgaagaggcCCAAGCCTGCACTCCTAAGTTTATTTCATTAAACATCATTGAATGCAAcagtatattttaattttctgttatttttctttctgaaattcacCTGTGGATCATGAAGTCACCAGCCCAGCCCAGACATCAGCTTTGGTATGTAGAGGGGCATACACTTTTCAAACAAAAGGTTAAATAGAAGCAAACAAAAGCATACTTTTGTCAGTCCAGCCCAAGTTATGTTATAAAAAAGAGTAAACGTTTGATGCAtgttcttgcctccctttgccctatTTCCcgtaattattttctggagaggCAAGGAAAAACCTTTCCTATCTGAGTCAAAAAAGTTCTGCTCACCTGTCTTCATAAGCAGATGATTTCAAGGTTCACTTCTGTCCTTGAGCTGCCATTTTCTCTAACAACTCTATGGGTCCGTGCAGGCTGTTAGCCTTAAAACCACTGTACTGCTGCACCACTTCCTATTCATCTAATTAAAAAAGCCACAAGGCAGTTTTGCTTCCTTTACCATGTGTCTCTCCAAGTCCTGCTGCAAGTTTgctgccttgattttttttcactattttccTCTACTTGATTGCAGCGCTGTCTTCCTCTGCTCCAGGATTTCTTGACAACTTTTGTACACTTCTATCAGGCAGTCCAGACGTGGCTTGGAGCTCTAGAATTTAAGTCAAACAGCAGAGAATCAGGCTCTGAACTGTCTGTAAAAGCACTGGAAAGCTTTAGTTTCCCATTAGTAAGATTGTCAGGCAGAGAAAGGGATGCAGagagatgacacaaagctgactATCAGAAGCTTGCATGTTTAAGGAATGCAACAGCACGATCTCTGCAGTTGATTTGCTTTCTCAAATTAAGCCAATGGAGAACAGATTTCCCTTTTGCATGTCCATTGAGAAATAATCCATCAAACTCCAGCAGGTGTCTGATGTAAACTGGTGAAATAGGAATGCAAAGCCACTCCACAAGCCATACCTGCTCTGTGATGAAAAATGCCAGTCCCTAAAGCTGTCCGGTCAAAACATGAGCACCATTCTGCAGTTATCCTGAATCTCTCACCAAATCAGAAATCCTCCCCTTAGCTCAGctcacagttcacagtgacagcATAGAAGAACATCCACACCTCCAAACCCATTAACCTATCTGCTAGACCATACTCCCTCTAGAGATGCATATTTCCATGTACTAATCCATCATCCTAGAAGATCGCAACCCTGAAAAATCTACCTTCAGAACAGGGAATTCAGACACCTGGCCCTTGGCCTCTGCTAGTACTGTCAACAAAAGGACAACAGAAAGTTAATGGAGCAGATCaacctgagtgacatcacacagcacatacaggacaaccaagcgatcaggcccatggtcctgcttgaccaacctgatcgccttctatgacaaggtgacctgctagAGGacgaaggaaaggctgtggatgttgtgtacttagacttcagtaaagcctttgacaccatatcccacaacattctcctggagaagctggcagctcatggcccaGGTGGGTGTACTCTTGGCTGggcaaagaactggctggagggccaggcccaaagagttgtggtgaacagagccaaatccagttggtggtcagtcgtgagtggtgttcctcagggcttaGTATTGGGGCTGCTTCTGTTTAATgtatttatcagtgatctggatgaggggattgagtgcacccacagtaagtttgcagatgacaccaagttgggtgggaatgttgatctgctggagggtagcaaggccatacagagggatctggactggctgaggccaattgcatgaggttcaacaaggccaagtgccgggtcctgctaCACTCAGCATACATCCTTGAAGAGCTGCTAAAGGGctaataaatatataaacttCGGCATTGTCTATCTGGATCAGTATTCAGAGATGAGATGTTAATtcctgcccttgggtcacaacaaccccaggcagcgctacaggcttggggaagagtggctggaaagctgcctggcagaaaaggatctgggggtgttggttgacagctggctgaacatgagccagcagtgtgtccaggtggccaaaaaaggccaacagcatcctggcttgtatcaggaatagtgtggccagcaggactgaggAACAGATtgttcccctgtactcagcacaggTGAGGCGGCATCTcgaatcttgtgttcagttttgggcccctcactaccagaaagacactgaggtgctggagagagtgcagagaagagcaattaagctggtgaggggcctggagcacaagtctaatgaggagcagctgagggaactggggctgtttagcctggagaaaaggaggctgaggggagaccttattgctgtctacctgaaaggaggttgtagtatgaagggtgttggtctcttctcccaagtagcaagtgataggccaagaggaaatggcctcaagttgccccatgggaggtttagattggatactgggaagaatttcttcaggaaagggttgtcaggcattggaacaggctgcccagggaagtggtggagtcaccatccctggaggtgtttaaaagacgcatagatgaggttcttagagacatggtttagcgccagaattaggtttatggttggacttgatgatcttgaaggtgtcttccaatcaaaatgattctatgattctaaaacgtTAATTCATTTCACACAGTGAATGGTGATCAAAATATGATATTCCATCACTTCTAACCTGGTCCAGATTAAAACCAGCAAGGAGGTGAAAGTTTCCCTGTCCCACAGTCCCTATGGTCCATGACTTTTGAGCTTCCAAAACAGCTTTACTGTGTAAAGTCCATCAAACGCCTCTCTTTGCAAGTGTTGCTTAAGAGGTCAGTTCAGCTCAGAAGTGTTCCTGGGCTCAGTGACACGGTAAATTGTATTTTTGAAGGCTGACAAAACTTAGAGGAACCCAATGAAGGAGATGCAATAAAGTTACTAATTACTGCTCCTTCAAAACTAAGTAACATACTAACTTGCACGTTAAAGTAAGAATTACTGACTGGTAATGAATTGCAAACTGACACAGCTCTTTCTGTACCTCCTTTGCTGGTGGAGTCAACTCTACCAATACTAAGATATtcccaagaaaacaaaactgttcaGAGTTGAGCTAGGAAAAAAGAGACACTACACAAATGCCAGGCAACATCTTTGAAGCTGGAAAGGAGCATGGATAACTAAAACCAGGTTCCTGATTGCAGCTCTCTGGAATTTATTAGCTGTTGATTTCCAGCAaatccattttttcccctttgactCTGTGTGAAATACTTAGTTTATATTATTGTTAGTATATGTCTTTACAATTGTGGGACTGAATTAGCAGGAAGTATTGATGGAATAGTCTATTTATATCCATAAGTATTTAGCTGAAGACTAACTGTGCCCAGTCACAGCCTGGATGTGGACTACAAAATGACAGCCACCAGCAGCAGGTGGATTAAAAAGGACAGAGAGGGCTATAAATCACAGCAGTCTAAGATGTGAGGCACCTCTGTACTGCTTACCACCACGCAAGGATCAGGGCGTCATTGTGTTAGGCACgtacacacagaaagaaaaaacatcccAAAAAATAGGATTATGAACAGTCAGAACAAGTTAGCATGAGAAGAGAAAGGGGAGACAGGGTAATGGTAAAGCAAACAAGTTATTATACATTAAGCAAATTGTTCACAGCTTGTACTGTGATCTTTGTCAAGGGGTGAGACAGAGAAAGCCAAGGAGGTTTCTATGAGCACTTTTGGCACACAAAGCTGAGAGAAATATCAACCACAGTACAGTGCCATAATTTTGATGGTAACACTGAGTGTTAGACTACATAGAAAGCTGTGAGTCCTCAGTACCCTACATGAGTCAGACTCCTAGCTCATGCAAACTCCTGACTGTGTTCAAATTTATACAGCTCCCTGTTGTTTGAatggaggaaaaatgaaaaaaatatcccTGAGAGGTGTTTCTATGATACTTCTAACATCACCCACTGCACAATGCTCTAAGACCCACCCTGAAGGCGCAGTCAGGTAAAGGCAACTGTAGTCAGCTACCTGCAGTGCAACACACACACGCTAAGACACctggcacacagacacacacagaccacAGATGTGGATTTCCCCACTGTTCAAACTCACCTGAAAGAGTGGCACAACCTCAGATACTCCCTGAGGATCTCCAGGGTCCTGGAGGAGGATGCACAGGTAGTAGATAACTTTTTGCtacaagacagacagacaaaatGATCAGAGTTTGAAAATGCTACCCAAGTGCCTAGAGTTACCACAGAAAGAGGATCTGTTTCAACCCACTGGGCTGAAGGTCAATCACCCCAGGCCATGGTCAAGTCTACAAATTCATATTTATAATTATAAGCTTTCCTCCCTTCACACAAcgaaaaaataattttacctgtgtttttttctacttAACTTTTAACCTGAAAAGAACACATATATACTGAGCGTGTAAGGTCTACTTTTCTACAGGAGCTTTATAGAAAACCCcagcaacagaaaaaataatctctCATGTTTTCTGTCTTCTTATCTCCATCCTGACTACTGGCATCAGGATTTGTAAGAACAGTAtaacacaaagaaataaaaccactggCTCGGTGTCAGTGGCATGATGTAAGGGACGGCTATCTGTTTGGCTTGAGTTCTTCTTTAAAGGTGAGAAAACTGGTAagagaataaagaaagaaatctGAAACAAAGCTCCTGATGACAGTAAAGCTGTGGATGGTGCTGTGTTTAATTGCTCCAGTAAACCATGTTCATGAACATGTACTAGACACAAGTGTGCCTACAGATACAAAAACAGGCAGGCTGCGTATGATTACCATATGGATGGCTTCATTGATAACCACATCCTTCACTTGACCCATCTCAATGAAGGTCGTGCTCTCTTTCCCTGAAGCATAGGATGAAGTCACCTGAATGCCGAGTGAGCCGATGACCAGGAGGGATTCCTGGTCAATCTTCACGAAGTGCAGGTATATGATCAGGCCAATCAATGTGATGAAGATAGCAGAAGAAAGCATCATGCTATTCTGTAACACACGCCAAGCAAAGACAGAGCTCTGGTCCCACAACGAACTAAATACAGCTTTAGATAAAGTAACATTGCACAATAAATTATAATACTAAAGCTACAGTTACAAGGCAATTTTACTCAGGTGGTGTCCTTTTATTCACCTGACCAGCTGATACATGTGTAATGAGATCTAAATCAGTCTTCACAGTATGGTCTGAAAGAACTGGGAGCTGAAACGGATAACTGCAAGAAAATTCTATTCCCTTGTAAATTTAGTGCAGAAATCTCAACCAAAACCAGTTAGTTACATCAAAGACGGCATATTACACAGATGCCTATAGAGGTGATGTCACTGACAGAGAAGTGCTGTGAAATGTTTGCTACAACTGAGGGTGGAATCACAGAGGGGTAGAAAAATATTCTAGGAAAAAACATTGGCCTACTGGTTGTCTTCTTATGAACTGCAAGTCTAAACTTGTTCAAACCTCACCTGTCTTCCTGCCTTAAATACCAATCTAAAGAACATTTGCTTTCTCCTTTGCTTTGTCTGAGGACAAACATCTTTTGCATGCTGCAATCTTGGGATTGCTGTTACACAAAATAATATATAACTGATTAAACTATAGACAAAAGTAAGTCATTTTAAGGCCTGGTAATAAATCCCAAAGGTCCACAACTTACAACCTATTTCTGGAATATGTTTTGGAGAGCTGTAGGCCTCATATCCATGAATGAAAGTTAGAACTGACACTTCTGAAACGACCCAGATTTACTGCATGGCCCTACCACTCAAGCTGGGCCTGTACCAACATGTGAAGTAAAGAAGCCATGGCCACATTCAAACAAAAAGGGTATAGGACCCCTCTGAAAATTTGTTatcatgggaaaaaaacccaaaacaaaaaacaaaccaagagtcATTAATTAGATACCGAAATCCACACAGACAGAGACTTTCGGGTCTGGTTTCCCCACAAAATGGAAGCATTGCAGTCGCATGTGTAAAAGCTGCACTAGCACATGTAAATCCAAGCAGGAAGACAGCGGGTTGGTAACCAGTGCCTGGGGTGTCTGCTTTTGTAACAAAACTCAAACACAGCTTCCCTTCCAGCTAGAGGAACATGAATCATCTTTTAATATCAGAAACCTGCCAACTGACTCATGTTGCAATCTCTGCCTTCATTCCTTGGGAAAGattattgaaaaaaatgaagagcGACAGTGATAGTGTTGGTCACAGTGACCAGCTTCTTTGGTCAAGCTATTGGTATAATCTGGAGGTAACTGGTCTGGGTCTAAAGCTGGTCCTTCCCTGCAAGTATGGGTCAAAGATCATATATCTAAACCAATACTTCTGGATTTATCAGAAACTTTTGAAATCTGTACTGCCAAGGTCTTACTGCCTTGGCTGTGAAACATGAGCAAGCAGCTGACACTCACTGAGCAGTGCTCTCCAAGTCACTCAGGCAAAATCCTTTGGGGATCAGCAGTCACTCACCTTCTTCAATATATTCTTTATTCCCAGTTCCTGCAATTCATCTCTCCAAATAAACACCTGTTATCTGGACTCAGAAACATGCGCCAGGCATCACTCAACACCCATATGAACATCTAATCTATGGCAAGAGGCTACAAACCAAGGGAGGCACTCGAGAAGCCACCGAGAGCACCCGGCCCGTAGCCAGTCTGTCCTCAGACTCCGGCCAACACAACTCTAATTTTTTCCACTACACACTCACCAGGATCTACCACCTGGGTGCTCCCGGGGCACGGAGCAGCTccaggacacacggacaccacCCTCCCACCGGCTCTGGCTGCCTCGCCCCGCCCCGGGAGCAGTCGGCCCAGGCCGCCGGGCCCCCTGCAGGCCGGCGGGCCCGGGGACAGACCCGCCACCGCGGACCGCAGCGCCGCTCCCCGGTGTTCAGCGGGACACTAGCTCAGGGCGGCAGCCAGCCCAGGGCCACCCCTCGGCCGCGGGGAGGTGCGAGGGGCGGAGGGCCGGGGGCGGTCGGTACCTCGCTGAGCACGAAGAGCCCGTAGGCCGCCAGCCAGACGGCGGAGGTGACGGCGCTGAGCGAGCGGAGCTGCAGGCGGGGGCAGCGCACCGCCAGCTCCCGGCAGGAGGCGCTGTGCTGGCGGCACCGCAGCGCGATGGGCGCCCCCGAGGCCGAACGGTACTGCCGCTCCTCCATGCCGCCCCGCCGGAACCACCGAAAGCGGCCTAGAGCAGCCCGCTCGCCTCCTGGTACGGCTCCGCCGCACACTTCCGGCCGCGAGCAGCGCTGGGTGGTGCGGCTTGGCGGGCGGGGCGGCTGAGTCTCTCGCGGGCCGGGCGGCTGAGTCTCTCGCGGGCCCTGCAGGCCGCCCCGGGCCCGGCTCCGGCTCTGCGGCGGGGTTCGGCCCGGCCCGAGCGCAGGGCGGAGCCGCGGACACTCCGCAGGGTTAGTGCGGCGGTGCGGGAGGAGCCTCAGCTGCGGTGAGCTCAGGCAAATGCCGTCTCCCGGGCAGCCTCCCGTGCCGTGTGtacccggcgccggccccgggctggccgccccgccccgccgcgccccgcgctGTCCCGGGAGTGGTGCCGCTGCACTGTGCAGCTCGGCCAAACCTGGCCAGGCGTCTTTCCCTCATCCTGATGGACATCAGGAGCCTCTGCGGCTTGCAAATGTTGATAATTGACTGCTTGCTTcctctgttttttaaataacagttGTAAACAACACAGGTTTTAGCGGTGGTGTGTATGTCT
It encodes:
- the PIGH gene encoding phosphatidylinositol N-acetylglucosaminyltransferase subunit H, translated to MEERQYRSASGAPIALRCRQHSASCRELAVRCPRLQLRSLSAVTSAVWLAAYGLFVLSENSMMLSSAIFITLIGLIIYLHFVKIDQESLLVIGSLGIQVTSSYASGKESTTFIEMGQVKDVVINEAIHMQKVIYYLCILLQDPGDPQGVSEVVPLFQSSKPRLDCLIEVYKSCQEILEQRKTALQSSRGK